The following is a genomic window from Solanum stenotomum isolate F172 chromosome 4, ASM1918654v1, whole genome shotgun sequence.
TCATTCCTGTTGTTTGCTTCAGCATTagcatctttctttttcttttttcgtgTGTGTTCTTGAAGATGTAAGATACTCGGTCAGGCAGAGAACGAGTTCATAAAGTGTTATTTCAGTCATTATCTAATGTCACTTGAGTTTCATATTTAGAAGTTATCAAACTTTATGACTTATTATATGCACTTTGTTTTTCAGGTGGTTATCGGTCCAGCTACTGTCGGAGGGATTCAAGCCGGAGCTTTTAAGATTGGTGATACTGCTGGAACAATTGATAACATTATTCAGTGCAAGCTTTACAGGCCTGGATCTGTGGGATTTGTCTCCAAATCTGTGAGTAATCGTAGCAAGTCTTTCATCTTTTCCCTTAACTCATCTACTCTTGCTGGAGTTTCAAAACAGCACGATAACGTTTTGTGGCTTCATGAGTACTGACTTTTATCTTAATATATAGGGTGGTATGTCTAATGAACTATACAACACAATTGCCCGTGTGACTGATGGAGTTTATGAAGGTTGGACATTCTAAATCCTGAATCTATGCTTTTAgaacatttttatatttattcatattttaaaaaataatattgagtGATTTTTTGGTCTGTGCAGGAATTGCAATTGGTGGGGATGTCTTTCCTGGGTCTACCCTTTCTGATCATGTTTTGCGCTTCAATAATATTCCACAGGTAATTAATTTGAAGTGAAATCCATGCAAGAGATTTTTGTAAAATGATTGGCACTTAGTTCTTCTGTAGCCATGTTGCTAATAATTCTTCAAGTGACGTCCCTGTCTGTGCATAGTGAAGTGCTAGTTTTATAGCTTTATCACAGTAAAGTGTACTTGTAACAATCCGAAGCTTTTTAAGACATGCTAGTCTTGTGAACGGAGAATTTTCCGTTATTGTGTGAGATATGTAGATGTCCAAACAAAGATACATGAACAACTCAAGGTTTTTCCTACCAAGCTGCAATAGTTTATCTAAGAAGAATACAAGTAGGAATTACAAACAacaaagagaaacaaaaaaatagaataaaagagAAACCGTTGCCAAAACTTCTCGTTTCTAGACAATACGATTGTCTCATTTTATTCCTCTATTCTTATAGGACTTGAAAGCTTAATGGGGCATGATCAACTATATATTTTGCCATTTTGCacaatttgatcttttttttttcttatgctTTGGTAAACTTTAGGTCAAAATGATTGTTGTACTTGGGGAACTTGGTGGACGAGATGAGTATTCCTTAGTTGAAGCCCTGAAGCAAGGGAAAATCAACAAGCCTGTTGTTGCCTGGGTCAGCGGAACTTGTGCTACACTCTTCAAGTCGGAAGTACAGTTTGGACATGCGGTGAGCTATCTCCTTTCATTCCCTCATTTCTCGTGAAATGCAGATTAATGTCTCTCTTAAGTATTAAGAGCTGATTAAattcttgaaaagaaaaagatgtatTGAGCTCTGATTTGGTGAAACAGTTTTCCGCCTAAATCTAACTTTGCTCGAGACTCTCTTAATAGGGTGCAAAGAGTGGTGGTGAAATGGAGTCTGCACAAGCTAAGAATCAAGCACTCAGTGATGCTGGGGCTACGGTTCCCACTTCGTATGAAGCTTTTGAAGGAGCAATCAAAGAAGCATTTGAAAAGCTGGTAAGTCTCTTGATATTGAGCAcactcaataataataattcttcaAATTGGCATTAGTTTTAATGGGTTTACCTGGTCATTTTGATAGGTTTCGGAAGGCAAAACAACTCCTGTTAAGGAAATAACGCCTCCACAAATTCCTGAGGATCTCAACACTGCAATTAAGAGCGGGAAAGTTCGGGCCCCAACACATATTATTTCCACCATATCTGATGATAGAGGTATGGACTGACATTGACTAATTATCATTGGGTCGTTTTGCTTCTTTCGGTGGCTGAATAAGAGTCGAAACCAATGCTGATTCTTCCATTTCTTATTTATAGGTGAAGAGCCATGCTACGCTGGTGTACCCATGTCATCTATTGTGGAGCAAGGATTAGGTGTCGGTGATGTCATTTCTCTGTTGTGGTTCAAACGCAGTCTCCCCCGTTATTGTACACGTTTTATTGAGGTAAATCATAAAATTTGCATATATTGGACTACATGGTCTCCCCCTCACTGTTCTGTTTCTAAACATCCGTTTTCTTGTGGTTGGTTCGACTTGGCAGATTTGCACTCTGTTGTGTGCTGACCATGGTCCCTGCGTCTCTGGTGCTCACAACACCATCGTAACTGCCAGGGCTGGAAAAGACTTAGTGTCATGTCTTGTTTCTGGTATGTCATACTTTATTTTTAAGGTAGTTATCGGGTTATCATTCGATTGGAATTGGAATAATTTGGTTCGGTAACAGGGTTGTTGACTATTGGTCCACGATTTGGTGGTGCTGTTGACGATGCTGCCCGATACTTTAAGGATGCTTATGACAGGGTGAGTCCTTACTATTTAAGCTACTAGTTGAGTAGAAACAGTTCCCGCTACTCCCTTTGAGTGTCTGGATGAATAAACGTTTGCAATGCTTCGTTTGTAGGGTCTTACACCATATGAATTTGTTGAAAGTATGAAGAAGAAGGGCATTAGAGTCCCAGGAATCGGACACAGGTATTGTTTCTCGTACTTCATAATAGATGTAACATTCAATATCGTATACTTGTTCCCCAAAATGGTAGTTGGAGAAGCTAAATGAAATTGTAGCATCATTACATGCTCGGAAACTCGTGTGACTCTTTGAATGCATCTCATGCATTGCATCTAATTCTCGTGTGACAGGATAAAGAGAGGTGACAACAGAGATAAGAGAGTTGAACTACTTCAGCTCTACGCGAGGGAAAATTTCCCTTCAGTTAAGTACATGGAATACGCGGTTCAAGTTGAAACCTACACACTCTCAAAGGCAAACAACCTAGTCCTCAACGTTGACGGAGCCATTGGTTCCCTCTTCTTGGATCTCCTTGCTGGAAGTGGAATGTTCACCAAGCCAGAAATTGATGAAATAGTAGAGATCGGTTACCTCAATGGACTGTTCGTGCTGGCACGTTCCATTGGTCTTATCGGGTAAGTTCAAATGCTGACACTTCCATCAAACCATTCATCTACATTAAACAAAAATCTAGTCATGTCAAACAATTGAAACCATAACCTTTTGTTTGAATTTCAGACACACGTTCGATCAGAAGAGATTGAAACAGCCTCTATACCGTCACCCATGGGAAGACGTCCTCTACACCAAGTGAAAACGCTTTCGATAGCAACAAACAAGCAGAAAATTGCCTCCTCTTCAACATTTTATCAAAGTGTTGTGTTAACCATTTTGTTGTGATCATTCTTCATGTTTTTTAGACTTGTATTTGTATTCTCCTAAGTGCTTTTTAAGCAGTTTTGTGTAAGTTGTTATAAAAGAGAACTCTTTTTGTTTCACACAAATGAGTTTTCTTCAATTCCAATGTATGAAAGAAATAAACACATTCATTGTTTTACATCCTCAAATccggggggtgggggtgggggtgggggtgggtggTGGGATGTCTATTGTTCAAAGTTGGAAACGGAATACGATATTTAGAGCAAAGTTGGGGGTGTAAATGATTTTCACCCTTTTTCAGATTCGAGTCGTAGTGTTATGTGCTTACTTCACAAAAAGCTTATTTCAAAAAGATTTGATTGCTAAATACACTGACAACGTAAAGAATGTTTGACACCTTACCTCATAAAAGGTAGAGATAATGTCTCTCCTTCCCGGTCCCTACTTGTGTAATCACacactggatatgttgtagTTGTCGTAATGTATTTGAACCATGAGCCGAGAGTTTATCAGTAACAGGCTCTCTACCCCACAACCACAAAGATATATTGTAGTTTGTGTATATTTCACTACATATTCCACGTGtgaaattatattgaatatattattgttgtaatGTGTTTAAACCATGAGAGGCATGAGATCATTAGAAATTGGAACACATGTTAGGACCTAAAAAGTGCATTTTGACATCATTTTTTACTGAATTCTATATGGATCCATTCCAAGAATTCTGGAATATTTTGACATTAATATCAAGTTTTTTAAGTTTCTTGTTTTAGTATAAGCTTTGGATGATTGTGGAGTGCTGCTTATGTCAGTAGTGTATGCGGCGATTCGTATACGCGCGTTGACTAGAGATAAATATAGGATTTTTAGTATTAAGTAGAAATTGATCTCTAGTTCTCTACGTAAGTAACTTGACGTTCAATCTAGTACACCATTTAACCTTCTTATAGCATGAACGTCAAGAGATAATATTATAGTATCAATTTTAGaagatatatacataaaatatcatGTTTTACTGAGAGACTATAGATTCACATGCTCCATATTTAACCCATTAAATAATTCACGCGTGGCGTTGACCTTAAATGGATTCAACATttgaaaattatgattttttttacaatgATTTCAAGTTAATGCTTCATCTATCCCATAAAAGTCGAAAATGGCTTACGTAAACACACCTTTTTGAAATTAATGTGTATGCATATAAAGCAAAGATAGTGAAATAAATGAAAAGCCAATTCCTCTTCATCTTTACattaaaaaaaggagaaaaaaatataagaagacaaaatgcatttagagaaaaaatgggaaaaatgacaaatatacctcCAAACTgacgtaaatggtatgcagataccatccgtcatacttttgggagaTTGATGCCCCTGTCGTCCAAAAATTAGAGCATacatgcccttcactctaacgaaagactaaatagggacacgaagcgcaatcttatccgtcgattcgatatttaataaatgtcagATCAGtgaataagattatgacacatgTATGTCCGTTAATATACAAGGTATATAtactctagtttttggacgacatGGGCActaatgtcccaaaagtatgatgaagggtatctgcataccacttacgatagttcggagatatatttgtcccttttcccaaaaaaatattaccatTATGGAACTAAAATGCTTCAATATAGAAAGGAAATTAATAGatcaatttctaaaaaatagttATCTTAAGCTAGACTAATATTGaaatcttaattaatttaaatttgtgttgcgtgaaatatattttttccattcGATATTCAATTTATAATATAAGAGTATCTTATTCATCCCATCACAATTTTtgttagtattttctttgactttaacttatatattaattaaaaatattcagaAGATACGTGTaaaaaacctttcacataaattaaagttttttaatcttgaaaataaatataacctgaatatatatagttttttaatatatatataaattaatttttttatatgatctTATCCAACCTTTGACATAAACTTTTATGAACTATGTTGAACTAGCAAAAACTTTATCCATCTACTCAGCTTACCacttctattattttcttttctttttttcaatttaattaatatacatTGCTATTGTTGTGCAGTGGCAGATCCAGAATATCATGTGCGGGTTTATCGAAATTCAATTATTATCGTATATTAAAATGAttgataataattatttgatgatgaaatttaattatcgtcgtatatttatttatagttATTGTAGaaacttataaattttaaattatgaatctATATGTATTGcgataaaaaatactaataaacaataattttgGGATTAGGTGTAGTCTACGTAATCAAATTTAATTGTATCTACATAAAATACAattcttgtttgacttaagctttaattaattacatttgcTTAGAGATATTTTTTGTGGTGTTATTGGTGTtgtggggtgggtgggtgggcGTGGGAGTGGGGATGGGGTTCTATTTTCTTGTtaagttaaatattatttacatttttctaagagaaataacaatattgcaattttaaaaaaatattgtgattttaagCTCTTATGGCCTAGAATAAGAACTTTAATGCTAAgttaactatatattttagttAAGTCCATAATAAATATACGTCGATCTTTTTAATAAAAGTATATCATTAAGAGTAATGTAGAAATAgacatttcaaatattaaatgaaTCAATCTTTTTAGTTGTGGTGCTTTAGCATATAAGAAACATGAATAAGGTGAATTTTCCGTGGATCCTTGATATTCGAATGGACAATATctctatttaattttattattatcatagtATTATTTGCACATGATTGTTATTTACTTCACGAGTGAGGTCTTTGATTATATATCAAAATGGACAGTTacgtaaaaaaaatagaaaaaaatttgatttctttATACATATTCCGCTTGACTTATAATTTGATTATTGTAACTATAAATCGATCAATATTCTAATATCCAAACAATAAGAATAGTATATTTACAATAATTTCATGAGTGAAGTCGACCGATCTAAAAACGATAAATATCCACAATCTTATTATTATCTTACAAAGATCGATAAATTATTTCGATAGATCCTCGAtccaaaaaagtttaaaaaggaaaatgaggaGTGGAAGCATATGAAAGTGGAGGGGACATACTAGCCTTTATATGgattattattaaaaaagaactttgaaacaaaaataaaataaaataagtaaagtaATATACTCTCTCTCCCTTTGAGAGTAGGATTAATTTTGTCCGTTcaattttacttgtttatttttaattttacacGTCTCtaagaaataatgattaatacaagagaaaaagagagatCTAAAATAAGTTGGAGTCATGAtggaaggtcatttttataatacttaattatagattttgagtttaacTCGTGAGTATAAAATTACCTTTACAAGAGAATGCTTAACCTTCTTATGTAAGTTTTTTTAacgtgaattcaaatttaatagaATTTTAATTAGAGACAATTTAGAAGCTCAGTTACAAAAATTAGTATCTTTTACAGTTTTACTTATCCCCTATATATACATACACGAAGAATTTTACTAAATATTTGATTATAAACTAAATTATTAATCATTGTCGTACTTTATCATCTCtgaaaaaattaactttaagtttcatttttttacgCATAATGAAAAAATTTACAACTATATAAACGTCTAAAATTTGTTTTACGTCACTCAAAAGCATTTCTTccttatattttgtattatacTAAACAATGTTACATAAATTAAGACGTATTAGTATAACATTAACTTGAGgtccataaaatttaaaattctgaatCCATCTTCCATATCTTCAATAATATCGAACACCGAGTGAGAGGGAAAAAAAACCAAAACACACCTGAAAGAGCAAATCCGCTATAACTATGGTacaaagaaagagaagagagaaagatgAAAAGGGTCATTTCTTGAGCTCAAAGGGTGTCCATTTTTGTGCATTTTTTCAGCTAAAAATGGACTAAAAAATTTGcagattttgagtttttttatatatatatatagtggggTTTTCTTAGTGCAATTAGTCATAGATCCATATATAGAAAGTAAGAACTTgagaaaaaaaagttggtttttTTAGCACACTGATTTTGTAGATATTAATTTTCTTATGGCTATGTAGAAGCAGATAGTATATAGTGGGGGTGGGGTATCAAGATAATTGGTCATAAGAGAGAGAGTGAGAGATGGTTTAAGAAAAAGGTGGATTCTTGAAGTTAAAGGGTGACCatttatcttcattttttttgtccATTAACAAAATTGAACTTCTAAAATTTGCATATGTTGGTGAATTAGTGATAGATCCATAGATAGAAGGTGTCAAGAAAGTGGTAGAGATGAAAAAGGTGGAGTCTTGAACTCAAAGGGGGAGGCAGCCATTTTCTTTGTTCATTTGCAGATATTGATTTGTAGAGAGAGCTGATTAGTGTCTtttggaaacagcctctctatcTTGgagagtagtggtaaggtctgtgtacacttTACTCTCCCCAGACCtcgggtttgttgttgttgttgatttgtAGAGAGAGCTGAAAAAGGTGGAGTCTTGAACTCAAAAGGgtaattattttcttcatttttcagcAAGAAATGCATTTCATAGTGGGGTTTCAGTGAAATTAATGATAGAGGGGGGATAAAGTCAAACTGGTGAAGAGGGGTTTTGATCAATCTTGAAATTGAAATGGATAGTACAAAAACAGCATCAGCATCAGCAGCACAAGGACCAACACCACCAGCTGAGGAGCTGCTTAAGAAGATTCAAGAATTGGAAGCAGGACATGCTCAAATGAAGCTTGAGATGTCTAAGCTTATGATGTGTGATGATCATAGAACACAAAGACAAAGGTCACATTCTATATCGCCACAGAGACCGCCTCGTATTCGAGCTGGTGGTGGATTTGATGGTGGTTCTGCTGCTGTGTGGAAAAGGGGGTCAATTTCCTTCCGGCATTCGTCGCCATTGCAAAGAGAGAGTAGTAGTAAGGGTGAGGGAGATGGTAGTAGTATTGGTGGAGGAGGTCCTGCTGCAGTGAAATTTACTGATAGACAGTATTTGAATATATTACAATCAATGGGCCAAGCAGTGCATATACTTGATCTCAATGGTCAAATAATTTATTGGTGAGTAATTGAAATGTACATCCCCTCTTTTTGCATTTTTCGTTTTTCCTTTTGTTCGTTAGGACTTGTGTGATAGAGATTGAGCTTGTGAGtttgagtttatttttaagTTGGCTAGTCTATGGTTGTAGTGATGAACACTGAGAGGTCATTTGGTAGTGGGTTAACAATTA
Proteins encoded in this region:
- the LOC125862019 gene encoding ATP-citrate synthase beta chain protein 2; its protein translation is MATGQLFSKTTQALFYNYKQLPIQRMLDFDFLCGRETPSVAGIINPGSEGFQKLFFGQEEIAIPVHSTVEAACAAHPTADVFINFASFRSAAASSMSALKQPTIRVVAIIAEGVPESDTKQLIGFAKANNKVVIGPATVGGIQAGAFKIGDTAGTIDNIIQCKLYRPGSVGFVSKSGGMSNELYNTIARVTDGVYEGIAIGGDVFPGSTLSDHVLRFNNIPQVKMIVVLGELGGRDEYSLVEALKQGKINKPVVAWVSGTCATLFKSEVQFGHAGAKSGGEMESAQAKNQALSDAGATVPTSYEAFEGAIKEAFEKLVSEGKTTPVKEITPPQIPEDLNTAIKSGKVRAPTHIISTISDDRGEEPCYAGVPMSSIVEQGLGVGDVISLLWFKRSLPRYCTRFIEICTLLCADHGPCVSGAHNTIVTARAGKDLVSCLVSGLLTIGPRFGGAVDDAARYFKDAYDRGLTPYEFVESMKKKGIRVPGIGHRIKRGDNRDKRVELLQLYARENFPSVKYMEYAVQVETYTLSKANNLVLNVDGAIGSLFLDLLAGSGMFTKPEIDEIVEIGYLNGLFVLARSIGLIGHTFDQKRLKQPLYRHPWEDVLYTK